A stretch of the Pan troglodytes isolate AG18354 chromosome 20, NHGRI_mPanTro3-v2.0_pri, whole genome shotgun sequence genome encodes the following:
- the LYPD5 gene encoding ly6/PLAUR domain-containing protein 5 isoform X6, which translates to MAMGVPRVILLCLFGAALCLTGSQALQCYSFEHTYFGPFDLRAMKLPSISCPHECFEAILSLDTGYRAPVTLVRKGCWTGPPAGQTQSNPDALPPDYSVVRGCTTDKCNAHLMTHDALPNLSQAPDPPTLSGAECYACIGVHQDECAIGRSRRVQCHQDQTACFQGNGRMTVGNFSVPVYIRTCHRPSCTTEGTTSPWTAIDLQGSCCEGYLCNRKSMTQPFTSASATTPPRALQVLALLLPVLLLVGLSA; encoded by the exons ATGGCAATGGGGGTCCCCAGAGTCATTCTGCTCTGCCTCTTTGGGGCTGCGCTCTGCCTGACAG GGTCCCAAGCCCTGCAGTGCTACAGCTTTGAGCACACCTACTTTGGCCCCTTTGACCTCAGGGCCATGAAGCTGCCCAGCATCTCCTGTCCTCATGAGTGCTTTGAGGCTATCCTGTCTCTGGACACCG GGTATCGCGCGCCGGTGACCCTGGTGCGGAAGGGGTGCTGGACCGGGCCTCCTGCGGGCCAGACGCAATCGAACCCGGACGCGCTGCCTCCAGACTACTCGGTGGTGCGCGGCTGCACAACTGACAAATGCAACGCCCACCTCATGACTCATGACGCCCTCCCCAACCTGAGCCAAG CACCCGACCCGCCGACGCTCAGCGGCGCCGAGTGCTACGCCTGTATCGGGGTCCACCAGGATGAATGCGCTATCGGCAGGTCCCGACGGGTCCAGTGTCACCAGGACCAGACCGCCTGCTTCCAGGGCAATGGCAGAATGACAGTCG GCAATTTCTCAGTCCCTGTGTACATCAGAACCTGCCACCGGCCCTCCTGTACCACCGAGGGCACCACCAGCCCCTGGACAGCCATTGACCTCCAGGGCTCCTGCTGTGAGGGGTACCTCTGCAACAGGAAATCCATGACCCAGCCTTTCACCAGTGCTTCAGCCACCACCCCTCCCCGAGCACTACAGGTCCTGGCCCTGCTCCTCCCAGTCCTCCTGCTGGTGGGGCTCTCAGCATAG
- the LYPD5 gene encoding ly6/PLAUR domain-containing protein 5 isoform X4, translated as MECPGGKKLDCQLQRGHYSAMRQTQLGPAAIAAPGLSRRVFPGSRGARPVCLSFAGWSSEFLGQAHTGPADSATPLSPGSQALQCYSFEHTYFGPFDLRAMKLPSISCPHECFEAILSLDTGYRAPVTLVRKGCWTGPPAGQTQSNPDALPPDYSVVRGCTTDKCNAHLMTHDALPNLSQAPDPPTLSGAECYACIGVHQDECAIGRSRRVQCHQDQTACFQGNGRMTVEIQRRK; from the exons ATGGAGTGTCCTGGAGGGAAAAAACTGGACTGTCAGCTGCAGAGAGGTCATTACTCTGCCATGAGACAGACACAGCTGGGACCAGCTGCAATAGCAGCACCTGGTCTCTCAAGGCGTGTCTTCCCTGGGAGCAGAGGGGCCAGGCCCGTGTGCCTGTCATTTGCTGGGTGGAGCTCTGAGTTCCTGGGACAGGCTCACACTGGCCCTGCTGACTCTGCCACGCCTCTCTCCCCAGGGTCCCAAGCCCTGCAGTGCTACAGCTTTGAGCACACCTACTTTGGCCCCTTTGACCTCAGGGCCATGAAGCTGCCCAGCATCTCCTGTCCTCATGAGTGCTTTGAGGCTATCCTGTCTCTGGACACCG GGTATCGCGCGCCGGTGACCCTGGTGCGGAAGGGGTGCTGGACCGGGCCTCCTGCGGGCCAGACGCAATCGAACCCGGACGCGCTGCCTCCAGACTACTCGGTGGTGCGCGGCTGCACAACTGACAAATGCAACGCCCACCTCATGACTCATGACGCCCTCCCCAACCTGAGCCAAG CACCCGACCCGCCGACGCTCAGCGGCGCCGAGTGCTACGCCTGTATCGGGGTCCACCAGGATGAATGCGCTATCGGCAGGTCCCGACGGGTCCAGTGTCACCAGGACCAGACCGCCTGCTTCCAGGGCAATGGCAGAATGACAGTCG
- the LYPD5 gene encoding ly6/PLAUR domain-containing protein 5 isoform X2 has product MECPGGKKLDCQLQRGHYSAMRQTQLGPAAIAAPGLSRRVFPGSRGARPVCLSFAGWSSEFLGQAHTGPADSATPLSPGSQALQCYSFEHTYFGPFDLRAMKLPSISCPHECFEAILSLDTAPDPPTLSGAECYACIGVHQDECAIGRSRRVQCHQDQTACFQGNGRMTVGNFSVPVYIRTCHRPSCTTEGTTSPWTAIDLQGSCCEGYLCNRKSMTQPFTSASATTPPRALQVLALLLPVLLLVGLSA; this is encoded by the exons ATGGAGTGTCCTGGAGGGAAAAAACTGGACTGTCAGCTGCAGAGAGGTCATTACTCTGCCATGAGACAGACACAGCTGGGACCAGCTGCAATAGCAGCACCTGGTCTCTCAAGGCGTGTCTTCCCTGGGAGCAGAGGGGCCAGGCCCGTGTGCCTGTCATTTGCTGGGTGGAGCTCTGAGTTCCTGGGACAGGCTCACACTGGCCCTGCTGACTCTGCCACGCCTCTCTCCCCAGGGTCCCAAGCCCTGCAGTGCTACAGCTTTGAGCACACCTACTTTGGCCCCTTTGACCTCAGGGCCATGAAGCTGCCCAGCATCTCCTGTCCTCATGAGTGCTTTGAGGCTATCCTGTCTCTGGACACCG CACCCGACCCGCCGACGCTCAGCGGCGCCGAGTGCTACGCCTGTATCGGGGTCCACCAGGATGAATGCGCTATCGGCAGGTCCCGACGGGTCCAGTGTCACCAGGACCAGACCGCCTGCTTCCAGGGCAATGGCAGAATGACAGTCG GCAATTTCTCAGTCCCTGTGTACATCAGAACCTGCCACCGGCCCTCCTGTACCACCGAGGGCACCACCAGCCCCTGGACAGCCATTGACCTCCAGGGCTCCTGCTGTGAGGGGTACCTCTGCAACAGGAAATCCATGACCCAGCCTTTCACCAGTGCTTCAGCCACCACCCCTCCCCGAGCACTACAGGTCCTGGCCCTGCTCCTCCCAGTCCTCCTGCTGGTGGGGCTCTCAGCATAG
- the LYPD5 gene encoding ly6/PLAUR domain-containing protein 5 isoform X1: MECPGGKKLDCQLQRGHYSAMRQTQLGPAAIAAPGLSRRVFPGSRGARPVCLSFAGWSSEFLGQAHTGPADSATPLSPGSQALQCYSFEHTYFGPFDLRAMKLPSISCPHECFEAILSLDTGYRAPVTLVRKGCWTGPPAGQTQSNPDALPPDYSVVRGCTTDKCNAHLMTHDALPNLSQAPDPPTLSGAECYACIGVHQDECAIGRSRRVQCHQDQTACFQGNGRMTVGNFSVPVYIRTCHRPSCTTEGTTSPWTAIDLQGSCCEGYLCNRKSMTQPFTSASATTPPRALQVLALLLPVLLLVGLSA; this comes from the exons ATGGAGTGTCCTGGAGGGAAAAAACTGGACTGTCAGCTGCAGAGAGGTCATTACTCTGCCATGAGACAGACACAGCTGGGACCAGCTGCAATAGCAGCACCTGGTCTCTCAAGGCGTGTCTTCCCTGGGAGCAGAGGGGCCAGGCCCGTGTGCCTGTCATTTGCTGGGTGGAGCTCTGAGTTCCTGGGACAGGCTCACACTGGCCCTGCTGACTCTGCCACGCCTCTCTCCCCAGGGTCCCAAGCCCTGCAGTGCTACAGCTTTGAGCACACCTACTTTGGCCCCTTTGACCTCAGGGCCATGAAGCTGCCCAGCATCTCCTGTCCTCATGAGTGCTTTGAGGCTATCCTGTCTCTGGACACCG GGTATCGCGCGCCGGTGACCCTGGTGCGGAAGGGGTGCTGGACCGGGCCTCCTGCGGGCCAGACGCAATCGAACCCGGACGCGCTGCCTCCAGACTACTCGGTGGTGCGCGGCTGCACAACTGACAAATGCAACGCCCACCTCATGACTCATGACGCCCTCCCCAACCTGAGCCAAG CACCCGACCCGCCGACGCTCAGCGGCGCCGAGTGCTACGCCTGTATCGGGGTCCACCAGGATGAATGCGCTATCGGCAGGTCCCGACGGGTCCAGTGTCACCAGGACCAGACCGCCTGCTTCCAGGGCAATGGCAGAATGACAGTCG GCAATTTCTCAGTCCCTGTGTACATCAGAACCTGCCACCGGCCCTCCTGTACCACCGAGGGCACCACCAGCCCCTGGACAGCCATTGACCTCCAGGGCTCCTGCTGTGAGGGGTACCTCTGCAACAGGAAATCCATGACCCAGCCTTTCACCAGTGCTTCAGCCACCACCCCTCCCCGAGCACTACAGGTCCTGGCCCTGCTCCTCCCAGTCCTCCTGCTGGTGGGGCTCTCAGCATAG
- the LYPD5 gene encoding ly6/PLAUR domain-containing protein 5 isoform X5 — MKLPSISCPHECFEAILSLDTGYRAPVTLVRKGCWTGPPAGQTQSNPDALPPDYSVVRGCTTDKCNAHLMTHDALPNLSQAPDPPTLSGAECYACIGVHQDECAIGRSRRVQCHQDQTACFQGNGRMTVGNFSVPVYIRTCHRPSCTTEGTTSPWTAIDLQGSCCEGYLCNRKSMTQPFTSASATTPPRALQVLALLLPVLLLVGLSA, encoded by the exons ATGAAGCTGCCCAGCATCTCCTGTCCTCATGAGTGCTTTGAGGCTATCCTGTCTCTGGACACCG GGTATCGCGCGCCGGTGACCCTGGTGCGGAAGGGGTGCTGGACCGGGCCTCCTGCGGGCCAGACGCAATCGAACCCGGACGCGCTGCCTCCAGACTACTCGGTGGTGCGCGGCTGCACAACTGACAAATGCAACGCCCACCTCATGACTCATGACGCCCTCCCCAACCTGAGCCAAG CACCCGACCCGCCGACGCTCAGCGGCGCCGAGTGCTACGCCTGTATCGGGGTCCACCAGGATGAATGCGCTATCGGCAGGTCCCGACGGGTCCAGTGTCACCAGGACCAGACCGCCTGCTTCCAGGGCAATGGCAGAATGACAGTCG GCAATTTCTCAGTCCCTGTGTACATCAGAACCTGCCACCGGCCCTCCTGTACCACCGAGGGCACCACCAGCCCCTGGACAGCCATTGACCTCCAGGGCTCCTGCTGTGAGGGGTACCTCTGCAACAGGAAATCCATGACCCAGCCTTTCACCAGTGCTTCAGCCACCACCCCTCCCCGAGCACTACAGGTCCTGGCCCTGCTCCTCCCAGTCCTCCTGCTGGTGGGGCTCTCAGCATAG
- the LYPD5 gene encoding ly6/PLAUR domain-containing protein 5 isoform X3: MECPGGKKLDCQLQRGHYSAMRQTQLGPAAIAAPGLSRRVFPGSRGARPVCLSFAGWSSEFLGQAHTGPADSATPLSPGSQALQCYSFEHTYFGPFDLRAMKLPSISCPHECFEAILSLDTGYRAPVTLVRKGCWTGPPAGQTQSNPDALPPDYSVVRGCTTDKCNAHLMTHDALPNLSQAPDPPTLSGAECYACIGVHQDECAIGRSRRVQCHQDQTACFQGNGRMTVGLRPRVSHKKP; this comes from the exons ATGGAGTGTCCTGGAGGGAAAAAACTGGACTGTCAGCTGCAGAGAGGTCATTACTCTGCCATGAGACAGACACAGCTGGGACCAGCTGCAATAGCAGCACCTGGTCTCTCAAGGCGTGTCTTCCCTGGGAGCAGAGGGGCCAGGCCCGTGTGCCTGTCATTTGCTGGGTGGAGCTCTGAGTTCCTGGGACAGGCTCACACTGGCCCTGCTGACTCTGCCACGCCTCTCTCCCCAGGGTCCCAAGCCCTGCAGTGCTACAGCTTTGAGCACACCTACTTTGGCCCCTTTGACCTCAGGGCCATGAAGCTGCCCAGCATCTCCTGTCCTCATGAGTGCTTTGAGGCTATCCTGTCTCTGGACACCG GGTATCGCGCGCCGGTGACCCTGGTGCGGAAGGGGTGCTGGACCGGGCCTCCTGCGGGCCAGACGCAATCGAACCCGGACGCGCTGCCTCCAGACTACTCGGTGGTGCGCGGCTGCACAACTGACAAATGCAACGCCCACCTCATGACTCATGACGCCCTCCCCAACCTGAGCCAAG CACCCGACCCGCCGACGCTCAGCGGCGCCGAGTGCTACGCCTGTATCGGGGTCCACCAGGATGAATGCGCTATCGGCAGGTCCCGACGGGTCCAGTGTCACCAGGACCAGACCGCCTGCTTCCAGGGCAATGGCAGAATGACAGTCG